DNA from Polyangiaceae bacterium:
AAAGCGACGTGCGCCGGGTCGACCCCAGTCTGCCTCGACGCGAAGTGCGTGCAATGCACCCCGGGGAAGTTCAAGTGCGTCGCCTGGTCGAATGGCGACACCGCGCCCGTGAAATGCGGGCCGACTGGCTCATGGGATTCGAGCCACGGCAGTTCCTGCATCAAGTCCCTGGGCAAGACCTGCAATCCGACTACGGGAACCTGCGCTAGTCTGACGTTGCCGCGGGACAACAGCTTCGAGATCCCCGACGCGCTCACCGCTCCCTTCGAGGGCCTGCCCCCTGCAGGTCACCGTCGCACTCGAGACGTTCTGGATCTGGCGGCCGGGTTCGAGCTCGCCTGAGCGCAGGCCCAATGCTGTTGATCGGTAGTCGGGCGATCGTCCACTACTTCCCCGACTTCCGCCCGCCCAGGGACTGGGATCTGTTCGGCACTGGCGAAGAAGTGGCGATGTTGGCGCAGCGGCTTCCACCGATGGAGGACAAGTCGCCGCAACCCCACAAGTCGCACTTCTACTACGGCGACGCGATGGTGGAAGTGGTCGACATCGACCACTCCCCCGAGTGGGCCAAGGTCTACGAAGCCTTCCGCGATCAGCCGACGATCGATGACCCGGTGCTGGGCACGCTGACCCTGGCGCCCCCAGCATTCTTGATGCTGACCAAGCAGACGGGGCTCATCTACCGCATCCTGCACTGGCACAAGAACCTCGAAGACCTCTACTTCCTGCGCGACCGCATCACGAGCGTTCCGGACATCGTCGCGCAGGTCATGCCCTACGTACTGGCGGACTCCCGCAAGCTGTTCGCGGAATCGACGGCGGAAGCGATGCGTGCCGTAGAGCCTTGCTACGTGGATGACCCGACACGCGCCTGGGCTCCACGCACGCCGCTGCATTCCGAGCTGCACGCGCTTCTCGCCGGAGACGGTCACCCGCTCGTCAGCGAGTCGGGTGCGTGGCAGGGCTACCCTGATGCTACTCCCGAGGCTCGACGAGAGCGCATGATTCGACTGTTTGCAGAAGAAGCCACGGTGCTGGCCGCAGAGCGGTGGCTGACGCGCGGCTTCCATGCCCGCGGCGACGACGAACGTACGGCGACGCGCTGGGGCGTACGAAACTTGATCCAGAGTCGTCTGCCCGAGGGCTGGCGCTACTTCGGTGTCAATCACTACCGGGAGATCATCGCCGGCATTCCCAGCGGCTGGAGCACCCGCATCGAGTCGCTTCGCGAGCGCTACCCGCGCCCAGAGACGCCGTGCACGCTCACGCCGGTCGAACTCGATTGCGCTGCGTGCCCCACACTCACGAGCAGGTGCGGCGAGCAGAGGGCGTGGGCAGGCAATGCCGCGAGCCCACACCGCGTGCGCGCGTGTAGGTGACTGTCGCTCTTGACTGGACGTGCGTCGGAGCGTAACCAAGAGAGACCATGGGGTATCCGCGTGCTGGTGTGCTTGGCTTGGCGCTGGGGCTTCAACTCACGGTCGCTTGCGGAGGAGGCGACGAGCGCAACTTCGCGCCCGCGTCCGGCGGAACCGACGCGGGATCGAGCGGCGGCAACGGAGGCTCCGCGACCGGGGGAACGGCGGGATCGAGCGGTGGCAGTGCTGGCACCGGCGGCGCGTCGGGCAGCGGCGGTGCGTCGGGCGCTAGCGGCGCGTCGGGCAGCGGCGGAACTGCCGGCAGCAGCGGCGCGGGTGGCTTGAGTGGCGCGTCGGGCAGTGGCGGCGCGGCCACCGGCGGAGCAGCGGGCTCCGGCGGCACTACGGGTTGCGCGAGCGGACACACCTGCGTGGGTGCGCCCCCCGCGGGATGGAGCGGGCCCGTTACCGTGGGCACTGGCACGACCTGCCCGAGCGAATACGCGACGTCCCTGGCCGACCTGAAGGACAAGTTCCTGCCGGGAACGCCGAGCTGCACATGCAACTGCGGGTCGACCACGGTCACATGCGGCGCCGTGACCCTGTGGGACTATACCCAGGACGCCTGCCTGGGGACATCGAGCCCCATCGGGACCATCACACCCGTGAGTCAGTGCGTGGTCACAAACAACCAGCTCGACAAACAAGTTCGGATCGCTGGAAGCGCATCCTGTCTCGGCGAGTCGGTGACGAAGAACATTCCCTCTCCGAGCTGGGCGTCGAACGCGAAGATCTGCGGCGGCGGTCAGGACGCCGGCGGCTGCAGCGCAGGGCAGCTATGCGTTCCTGATCCCCCGTCGGGCTTCGCCGGCCTCTGCGTGTATCGCACGGGCGACTTCACGTGCCCCTCGGGCTTCAGCAACCGCACCGTCTACTACAAGAGCTTCACGGACACGCGAAACTGCTCGGCTTGTTCATGCAATCCGTCTGGGTGGTCGTGTCGTACGACGATGTCGATCTACCAGTCGTTCAACTGCACGACTGCGCAGGGCCCGAACGTCACTGTCACCAACCTCGCGCCCAAGTGCACCCACAACTTGTTGACGAACTCGTTCAAGGTGAGCACGCCCACGTCCATCGCGGGCTCCTGCAACGTCGCGACGAACACGACCCTGACGGGCACCGCCACACCGCAAGAGCCGACAACGGTCTGCTGTCAGTAGGAAGCCCAAGTCTAGCTGTCAGCCAGGCCATCGACGCAGCTGCCCGCTACACACTGCGTGGTGCCCTCTTTGCACGCCTTGCCTAGGCAGCCAAAGTCTACGCAGTCCGTAAAGCCGTTTCCGTCGTTGTCCACTCCATCGCCGCAAAAGACCTCTTGTTTGTAGCCGGACATACATAGACACCCGTTGCCACAGCTCTGGAGATAGCAGTCAGGATCCGTGCAATCGATATAGCCATCGTCATCGTTGTCTTGCTTGTCGGCACAGCCCGTTTCGACGGGATGGCTCATGCAAGTGCACCCGGTTCCGCATGCTTGGCCCTCACAGTCCTGGTCGGCGCAGTCAGCATCGCCGTCCCCGTCGTCATCCTTCCCGTTCGCACAGTTTTCGACCGGTGTGACATCCGACTGCGCGTCCGCCCCCCCGCTGCCTCCTCCGTCAGCGCCAGCGCTGCCGTCAGCACCACCGACACCACCAGCATCAGAGCCGCCGCTGCCCCCACTCGAAGCGCCGCCACTCGCCGTTCCGCCGGAGCTGGCCCCATCGCTCGAAACGTCCGTCGAGGCATCCGATAGCGGGCTGCTCGCCTCGAAGTCCTTGCCGCATCCAGACCAAACAGTGGCAACCAATAGCAGCGCGATACCGCCCCATTTCATGGGGGCGGGCATACCGCTGTCCTGCCTCCCGGTCAAACGCGCGACATCACGAGCGCGCGGAACCCGCGCAGCGCGCGGGGCGGAGACTGCCGCACCTGTGCAACCAGCAGTGTCGGGTCCACTGGCTCGCTCTCGAGTGCAAGTACACCGAACACGCACTCGTGAACGCGAGGGAGCGGTTCGCCATCCACGAACGCTGCAGCGCTTCGATTCCCAGCGCGAACTCGCGCAATGCGATCAGCCGCACTACACCCCCTTGTAGCTGAGCACTGGGCGCAGGCGGTGGGTGATGCGGGTGAGATCGCGTTGGGCGCGCATCACGGCGGCGATGGGTTTGTAGGCGGAGGGCGCTTCGTCCACGAGACGCTTGCCGAGGGCCTGGTCGTACCAGACACCGTCCATCTCGCGCTCGAGTTTGGCCACGGTGATGCGTCGACGTGCCACTCCTCGACTCATGGCGCGCCCCGCCCCGTGCGAGCAGGAACAGAGCGCGGGGGCGTGGCCACGCCCTGTCACGAGGAAGCTCTCGGTTCCCATCGAGCCGGGGATGATTCCGGGCTCCCCCTCCCCTGCCGACATGGCTCCCTTGCGGTGAACCCAGAGCTCTTCGCCGCCGTGCGTTTCGCGACGCACCCAGTTGTGCGTGCAGGTCACCTCCGTGTCCCACTCGGCGTCGGTCTGGAACACGTCGTTCAGCACCGCGACGGCCGCCTCCAGGATTCTCCGACGACTCAGGGATGCAAAGCGAACCGCCACGTCGTGATCGTTCAAGTAGTCGACACCGCTCTGGCTGTCGGCCGGAAGTCGCCGCAGGCCTGCGCCAACGGCTTCGCCCGCACTCAGATGGTGTCGTCGGATCTCCGGGCCCAAGCCGCGAGATCCGGTGTGCACCACGAGCCACAGCGTTCCGTCCTCTTCGGCCTGCAGCTCCAGGAAATGGTTGCCGCTACCCAGGGTGCCGAGTTGTACGCGTCCCGTGCGCTCGAGTGCTTTGCATAGCGCGGGCGTGGACAGCTGCGCGTCGCGCATTTCCGGGGGAAGCGCGCGCTTTTGCCCAAAGCGATTGCTGGGCACCGCGCGAGCAAACCCTTCCAGCAAGCGCCGCGCCGAGTGGCGATTCACCACTCCCGCGTGAAGGCCGAGACGCACCGCAGCCATGCCGCATCCGATATCGCCCCCCACCGCATCCGGATACAGCCCGGCCCGCGACGCCACGACGGCTCCGATGCACACGTTCTCTGCCAGGTGTACGTCGGGCATCAAGGCGATGCGCGCCACATCGTCGACCCGCGCGATGCGTTCGATGGATGCGCGCACGTCCGCACCAAGCGGCTCGGCGAGCCAGGCTCGGGTCTTGTTCGGAAGTTGCGTCACGACGCCACCTCCTCGGTTTCGTCGAAGGTGTCGTCCTGGGCTACTAGCACCTGGAAGGCCAGTTCTGGGGTGCGCTTTCTGTGGATCTCGGACGCTACCTGCCGCCGCAGCCAAGGCCCGGCCTTTCGAAGGGCGTCGTAGGCGGCGTCGATGTCGTCTTGCCAAGAGCTCCATTCCTCTGCGGTGGATCCTCGATGCGGAGCGTTCACGTCACGCGCCGCACCGCAGCCGCGCACCAACATCAGAACCACGCCAAGGCGCGCCCCGTCGGGCGCTGGACGAACCTCCTGCACGAGCAACTCGCGCAGGCGCGAGTCTGCCGCGCCGGCTAGGGCGAAACGGATCGCGTCATGAACCTGAGCGCACAGCTGTGCCAGCTTGCGCGCCATTTTCCCTGAATTTCTACTGGTTTCTCTCACGATGAACTCCATGCCCCGCGGGCAGATCGATCCCCTGCGCCACCGTCGTCGATGGCGCTGGAGCCTGGTTCTGCGGCTCTGAAGCATCGGCGCACCTCGAAGCGACACACACGTTCGCCACGTCACTCAATCGCGCGCGCGGTACTCTAGCGCGTCCGTTCGGTGGCGTTCGCAACGCCTGTGTTCACTCGCAGCGGCAGAGCAGCCACTACGAGCAAAGCCTCAACCAGGTGAGCTCAGCGGAACGCAGACCGGAGGCTCGAATGGCATCGGATGATTACAGTTCCCATGACGTCGTCCTCCTTTCTGCGCCAAAGCGCGAGTTCGCAGGGGAGTATGCGCCCGACCGCGATCGAAGTCAACGTCCGCTCGACCTAGTGCACAACGCCGAAACCTCTGAACGGCTCCGGGGGACTGCCGCCTTGGATCTGAAAGCGACCGTCGGCTTCCGACCAGACCAGATGCATCGCTTCCGCGCTGGAGACGTGCTTCGCATCGTGCACTCGGTGAAGCACGACTCCGAAGCGCGCACGCTCGAACACCATCAGGCGCCCGAGGAACTGAGAGTAGAGGTAACCGACCCGCTGCCCATCAGGTGAATCCTGCACGTCGAGCACTCGTGGACCGAACAGCCACTCGTCGTCCAGGGAGAAGACGCCGACCCAGATCGCACCGACCAGCGCGATGTGCGCAAGTAGCGCCGTTACGCCGTAGAGCACGCGCTGCCACAGCCTGCGCTCGGCCCAGGTTGGCCGCGCGCGGCGAAACCAGAGGTAGATCCACCACGGGATCCCCAAAGCCGTGAGCAACATGAGGGTATCCCCCGCACCGTCCAAGGACGGGACCAAGCGCTGATCCGGCGTGGAGAAGTTCCTGGCGCCCGCCATCGCCGTGAGCGCGAGTCCCCCGACCACTACAATCCAGGTGAGACTCTGGAACTTCCAACTCAACCGGGGCACCCCGCCAGGCTAGCACCACATCCGGTCGAGGATCGAACTGCCCAGTGGCGTGAGTGGCAGTAAGGAAGGCGGCCTCGCGTGGTTGCCACTTTCGGACACCAAGCCCGCTCCGCAACGAGCCGTGCAACAGTGCGCTCATGCCCCGGCGCTTCTCGACAGCGATCGCGCTCTGGCTGCTCGTCCCGGCCGCGGCCGGAGCGCAGAATTCTCGACTGTGGGGTGCGAACGGTGAGCTTTGGTCGCCGACGAGCCGCTTGCCCGACTTTTCGCACGCGGGGTATCGCGATGGGGAATCGCTACCGCTGTCACCTACTGCGACCGTCAACGTGCGCGATCACGGCGCAACCGGTGACGGGAGCACCGACGACACGGCGGCCTTCCAGGCCGCCATCGACGCCAGCGTAGGGACTGTCTTGGTGCCCAAAGGGCGCTATCGCATCCACGACATCCTCACCATCAACCGAAGCGGGGTCGTGCTTCGCGGCGAGGGTCCGGACGCGAGCGGTAGCGTGCTGCTCATCGACCGCAGCCTGGCGGACGTTCTCGGCCCAAACGAGGCCTGGTCCTACAGCGGGGGCTTTCTGCGCATCGAGGGCGGTGGCGCCGGGGCGACCTTGGCCCAGATAGCGGAACCAGCGCTGCGCGGCGACGGCGAGCTACGCGTCAGCAGCGGCAGCGGACTGACGACGGGGCAGCTGGTGGAGCTGGTGCTCACGGACGACGACTCACGTAGTCTGGGCTGGCACCTGCACGCCGAGCGCGTCGGTCCCGGTGACTGCAGCTACCAGATGCCGCTGCGCATGGAGTGGCCGGTGCAGGTGGCGGGAGTGACCGCTGACACGGTCGAGCTGCGACAACCGCTCCGCACCGACTTGCGCATGAGTTGGACGCCCACGCTGGTCGCCCTCGACCCGATCCAGGAAGTCGGAATCGAACAGCTCCGCATCGAGTTCCCCGACGTTCCCTACGCCGGCCACTTGAAGGAACCAGGCTACAATGCGATTTTCATCACCAACGGTGTCGCCAACGCGTGGGTCCGTCATGTGACGGTGGTGAACGCCGACAGCGCGTTCCTGCTCGAGCGCCACGTGAAGAACGTCAGCTTCGAGCACGTGCAACTCGAAGGCCGTGAGGGGCATCACGGCTTCAACTTGAATCAGGTCGCCGACGTCCTGATTCGTGACTTTCGCGTGCGGAACGAGTGGCGGCACACGATCACGGTCGATCACCGCACCAACGGCAGCGTAGTGTCTCGAGGCAGCAGTGATGTGCCGATGAGCTTGGACCACCACCGGGACTCGCCGTTCGAGAACCTGTTCACCGAGCTGACGGCCAGCAACTACTTCAGCGGTGGCAGCGCATGTGCCGGCCCCAACGCCGGCGCTCGAAACACCTATTGGGGGCTAGCGGCGCCCATGCAACCGCCGCCGCTGTGGTCACGGACGCAATCCAACGTCATCGGCCAGCTGGCGGTGCCCGACTCACTGACCGAAGAGCGCGAGTGGGTCGAGAACCTGGCGCCCGTCGAGCCTCCCAACCTCCACGAAGCGCAGCTGGCCGCGCGGATGTGTGGGGCGCCAGAGAACGCGTGCATCCGCTACCAATGGGCTGCAGAGAGCGGTGCGTGCCGCGAGGAGGCCCGCGCCAATGGCAGCGAATGTCCGGGGGGAAGCTGCAAAGGGGGTAGTTGCGTGGAGCCGACGACGTCATCCGCGCCCGACGACAGCGGCCCTGGGTGTGGCTGCCGTGTTCAACGGCAAAGAGGCAGCGACGGTGCGTTGGGTTGGTCCCTGCTCATGGGCTTGTTGATTCGGCGGCGGAGGACTCGAACCACTGCGCAGGAAAAGCGCGCCGCGTTCCAGTTTCGCGCCGCACGCTGCGCTCCGCGATGTCGAGCTTGCTGCTGCCGCTTGCGGGCAGCGAGACGGCGAACAGCTTTGCGTCACCCATGTCGACCGACGGATCGGGAGACTCGAGAACGTAGCCCAACCGAGGAACGTGGCGCACGTACACCGTGAGCGCCTCGGGCCGACGATTGTGCAACTCGAGGTGCGTGAGGATCGTGCTCTGCACATCGACGGTGAGCACGTCCCCCTGCGCGCGAAGCACCCGCGCGACGGATTCCTGCCGCTCGACGCTGCGATTCACGTAGCCCGAAGGATCCACCCCGAGGGGCACGAACCCTTCGCCCCGCGGCGGAATCGAGTCGCAGTCGCCTGCGCCCAGGTAGCGACCGGCCTTCGTCACCACTACGGGCCCGCCCTCGAGGGGAGCGTCCGTGGGGTTGTGGAAGCGGATGGCCCGGAATGGGTGACGCTGCGAAGCCCGCGGGTCTCCAGTATCGTAGAAAGACACCAGATCGGCTGAGGTCCGTCCGGAGTACAGCGCGAGCATCACGCTACCCCCACTCGGCACGGAGACCGGCGTCCGCGACTCGAAGCTGACGCTGCGCGAGTCACCGAGCTCCAGCGCTGTCCGCGGAACTCGGGGACTGCCCTGGGGCACAGGCTCGAGCACGAGCACGAGACCACCGCGCTGCGCCACCGTCGCGCGGTGCTCGATCGCGATGCGAGCTTCGCTCATCCCGGCCGTGAGCAACAGGTCCTTGACCAGCTCGACTCGCGCGTCTCCAGGCGCCGCAACCAGCCTCACCCTTGCGTCGTTCAGGCGAACTCGGTCGACGAGTTCCCGTGTGAGCTCAGTCAGCGCTGCCACCCGTGCGCCGAGTGTGTGAGGGTCGGGACGCAGTCGATCATCGGGGCCAACCGGGTCGACCCGACCACCCATCGCACCTGTCTGGGGAGCGTGTGCGCTGCCCATGAAGTCCACGTAGGGAGCTTCTGTTCCGAGGCAGTTCACCGCTTCCTGGAGCAACACGTCGATACGTTCGTGCAGAACCCGCACCACGCCGGGGCGCTGCTTCGGTGGTGCGCGTCGCACGAGCGCGAGCTGAGCCAGGTTGTCTTGCAGACACACGCTGCGGATCCGGTCGCCGTCTCTCCTGGCCGCCGCGGCGAAGCGTCCGATCCGCCGCTCCGCCTCCAGAGCGCGCTCCTGCAGCGACCTCGATCCTTTGGGACTGAGCCGCCGGGCAACCGCGCTCACCACATCGTCGGCTACGTGCATCACCATGCAGCTGTCACCACAGCTGGCGCGCGCCACGGTCGCGCTGCGCATTGCCCAGCTGCCCTCTTGGAAGCGAAGTGACGTCAGGTCACGACGAAGCACAGAGGGGGCCATGCTGCTGACCCCGAGCCGCACGTCGTTCCAATCCTCACCGGAAGCATTGTCGACGATCGCCCACGCCTCCAGCGCGGCGCGTCGCTCCCCGTCGAGCCGCAGGCGATAGCTCGGCTTCCAAGCTGGGCTTTCGGTCACGTAGGATAGGCGTGCCCGATGCGGCCCCGCGCCGCTCCAGGAAACGCTCAGATCCACGGCGTCCGGCGTTCGGCTGCGGTAACTGACGGTGGCGAGCTCGTTGCTGTCTAGGTCTCTCGCACTGAGAGAACCCAGCACGTCGCTCAGATGCCGCCGCGGCACGATCAGATACAGACTGCGACCCCGCACGAGAGTCTCCCGTTCGAAGTAGGCGACGCCGCTGCGATGCACCACGACGCGCCGCGATTCGTCGGGCAAAGCGCCTGGAACCGCACCGTGGCTGGCCGTAGCAGCCTGACCGCAGCCAAGAAGCGAGGCGAGCGAGGCGACGAGTAGTGGTACGCCGAGGCGGCCCATCACGCCTGCATCAGGTGCATGGGGAGCCCGCATATTCACCCGCGATGCACTGCGTTCCGCGTCGAGAATCGCGGACGGCGTCGGCGAAAGCCGAAGACGGCGGCCAGGAGCAGCGTCCAGGCGCCCGACGGCGCAGAACTGGACAGGCGGCAACCGCACCCCCCAGCATCGCCGTCCCCTGCCTTCGGTGTGGCACTGGCGCCACCGCTGGACGTATCCCCACCAGTTCCCAGCACGCCACCCTCGGTCCAGCTGCTGCCGGCGGTGCCTCCGCTCGCGGCGCCGCTGCTGCCGCCCCCGGCGCCGCCTTCGGGTGGCGCTCCGGCAAATCCCCCACTACCCCCGCCACCCGGGGGCGCCGGATTGTCGAAGCAGGAATTGATGTCATCCAGATCGTACGCCTTCGCCACGAACACGGCGGCCTGCGCTCGGGTCACGTCGTCGTCGGGGCAATACTTGTCGGGGCTGCAGCCACTGGTCACGCACTTCGCCTTGAGCGTCTCGATGTCGCCATAGAAGGTATGCGTGGCGGGCACGTCGCTGAAGGACGGCGTCGGCGGTTTGGCTCCGCTCCAACCGCGTGCGCGCACGAGAAAGGCAGCCATTTGCGCGCGAGTCACAGGGCTGTCGGGGCAAAACTCCGTGGCCGAACAACCCTTGGTGATGCCAGCAGCCGCCGCAGCTTCTACGCTCGCGTAGTACGTCGACGTCTTTGGCACGTCGGTGAAGCTCGGTATGGCGGGTGGGCTCTTGGTGTCGAGCCCTTCGGCCCGCACGAGGAAGGTAACGGCCTGAGCCCGGGTGAGTGAGCAACTCGGGCAGTACATCAATGGCGACTTCGAGCAGCCCGTGGTGATGCCCGCTTGGTACAGCAGCTTGGATTCAGCGTAGCCGAGACTACCGGCAGCCATGTCCTTGAACAACTCGTTCTGAGCCGCAGGAACCGGCGTTGGCGTGCAAGCCGCAGGCTCGGGATCGGCGCCACACGGGCCGCCACCTGGGCCCCCTGACCACCACTCCCAGTGCCAGTCTTCGCTCGGCACGGTGCGTTTGAAGCCGAACTTGGCGGCGTTGGCGTCGAGCCAACTCAACACACCAGAGCTGGAGGTGTTGAGGTCCAGCGCGTGACCACTCTGGTGGTTGCTGTATCCCGGCTTGGCCGCGAGGTTGCAGTTGTTGCAATTGCAGTTGACATAGCAGCCGTAGAGGTACTGCTGCTGCGCCATGGTGCGGAAGCCGCTGATGATCTTCAGCGTAACTCCGGCCTTGTCGGCGGCCTGCGCCATCACGTAGTAGGCATTCGCCGTGTTCGTTTCGACCTTCTTGCCATCTACCGATACGACCGTGATGGGGAACGGCTTGCCGGAACTGTAGCCAGTATCCGTTGATTCCTTGCAGTCGATGCTCGACAGCTCTGTCGCGACGACTCCCACAGTGGGTTCGCCTTCGGTCTCGCCACTCGAGCAGCCCAGGGTCAGCGCGAGCGCCGCCCAAACGCCGAAATTCGTTCGCACGACGCCAGTGTAGCAGCTCGAGACCCACGCTAGCGACGGGGTGTAGGGGCACGAGCTTTGCCGGGCCTCTCGATCTCCCGGGTGCTCGATGCTACGCAGCGCGTGCGGAGGTCGGGATGAGTCGAGGTTTGTCGTGCATGTCGCTGGCGATCGGGTTGGTTGCGTTGGGTTGCGCCTCCGAAGACTCCTCACCAAAGACCGGGTCGCCGAGCGAGTTCGTCCTGCGGACGTCGAACTTCGATGTGCCCGCAGGAGAGGAGAAGTACCTCTGCTACGCAGAAACCCTGAAAGAGGACGTGATCATCGATCGCTTCGACTATGCGGCTCGGCCATCGATCCACCACTTCTTGTTGTCGAAGGCACTCACGCCAGAGCCCGAGGGCTTCGCCGAGTGCAACGTACTGTTCCGCTCCTCGTGGCTCCCGATCTTCATTGCTGGAAACGGAGACGCCTCCCTAGCGACACCGTCAGGTAGCGGACACGTGCTGAAGAAGGGATCGCAACTGGTGGTGCAGCTGCACCTGTTGAACAGCACCGCCAAGGACGTGAGCGACTCCGTCTCCATTCGCATGCATCGCTCACCGAACAGTGACGTGGACCCGGTGGGCGTCTACGCCTTTGGCACCAACAAGATCTTGCTTCCGCCGAACCAAGCGAGCTCGGTGACGAACGACTGCGTCGTGGAGCAAGACGTGGACATCTTTGCCTTCCTGCCCCACCTGCACACTTTGGGAACCGCGCTATCGCTGGAAGCGGGGGCGGACACGGCGAGCATGAAGGAGGTGTTCCGCAAGGAACCCTGGAACTTCGACCAACAGGAAATCGTCGCTCAGCCGCTGAAGCTGACCCCCGGCACGCATACGCGCGTCACTTGCAGCTACGACAATCCGAAGAGCGACACAGTCGGCTTTGGTGAGAGTTCCTTGGACGAGATGTGCTTTCTCGTCGGTTTCGCCCGTAACACCAAGACAGAGCTGGATGGTTGCCTGGACGTTGGCGCCCCAGTGCCAGACGGTGGCATTCCGCCGGATCCCGACGCGGGCACGTGCGAAAACCAAACGGCCAACTCCCTGGGCATCGGCGGAAAGTGCACGGCCGGTGGCGCAGAGTGCAAATCGGGCTTGGCGTGCTCCGCCGATCAAGATCAGGCGCCAGCCGGCAGCGCAGGCTTCTGCCTCAAGATCGGTGGCTGCAATGTACAGAGCGATTGCGGAGGTGGAGGAGCCACTTGTTGCGCGCCGGCTCAGGCCGGAGGGCTTCTCAACATCTGCATCCCCGAGGCGTGCCGCCCGTCGGACTGCACGCCTACCAAGTAGCGGCACGCTCCGCGATGGGGTCGGTGCCACTTTCCGGCACCTGGGCGACTACTGAACGAGATCCGCCATCGTGCGCGGGTAGATCACCTTGTATTTCGGCGGGAGGCCGGCCTCGATGGTGGGAACGAAGAGTGCGAAGACTCCGCTTGCGGTCTTGAAGTCGACGATGGTGGTCCCCGTCGTCGGCAGTCCGCTGAAGGCGTTCCCCGCCAGGAAAAACGGGCTCACGCTCATCAAGTCTGCGGGTTGGGCATCGCCGATCCCAATCCCCGTGTCCCAGATGCCGAAGAGTTCCTTGGTACCTTGGGGCTTGCCGCTGACGGTCCCCAGTTGGATCAACAGTGGCCCGTGCGTGGTTTCGTAGGCGGCAACCGTGAGCTGACTCAGGGTCACACCAGTGATGGGTACTAGAGTGCCGCTACCGATCTTCTTCGCGCACCCGGGCAGAAGTGCATTCACTTGCAGGATGAGCTCGTTCTGCCCGCCGAGAGTGGAGCGCCAAGCGTAGCCCAGTGCGTCCACGCGATCGCCGACGGCCAGAGAAGTGAAGTACTGCGCGGCGGAACCGGAGACACGCAGCTTGAGGGCGCGCTTGGCCCCGGCGTCGAAGCTGACATAAGAAAGATCTTGCTGCAGGAAGATCTGGCAGCTCACCCCTGCGCTACAAGCGCCTCCGCTGATGGCCGTGACGTAGACGCCCGGGACCCACGCGGCAGTTTCCGTCGTTGGGTTGTCGGCCCAAAGCTGTGCAATCGTCTTGCTGGGAACCGACGCCGGTTGGCTGTCGCAGGTGGGCCATGCGCCGGCGTCCGCCGCGCCGCCGCTGCCACCACTCCCACCACTGCCGCCGCTACCACCAGCGCCGGAGCTGCCCCCCGCGCCTGCTGACGCACCGCTGCCGCTGCTGCCGCCAGTGGTGAGCCCTCCGCTGCCGGCGGAGCCGCCACCGGTGCCCGTCGCGCCGACCCCGCCTGTTGCGAATCCGCCCACCGCAGCGCTACCGCCCGTATTCGCTCCACCGCTTCCGGCCGGGGCGCTGTCGGCGCCGTTGGCACAGGCCACGCAAAGAATGACACCCAAGAGTCCAGTTATCGCGCGCACGAGGGAAAACTATCCACGACCCGAACTGGACGGCAAGCCGAGGGTTCGGGACCGCACGGATCAGCGGTGATGCGCGATGTCCGTGATGCGCTCGACGCGCTGACGCGCGTCTTTCAGACCTCGGCCGCGCGCGCCGGTCATCCCCACGATTCGAAATAGCTTCGGAAGGTGCTGCCAAAATGCGCCGCGCCAACCGACGGCCTTGAACGCAGTCTTGAGCACGGTGGCGAAGGCTGGGCTCATCACGGTCTCGGCGTT
Protein-coding regions in this window:
- a CDS encoding RtcB family protein; this encodes MTQLPNKTRAWLAEPLGADVRASIERIARVDDVARIALMPDVHLAENVCIGAVVASRAGLYPDAVGGDIGCGMAAVRLGLHAGVVNRHSARRLLEGFARAVPSNRFGQKRALPPEMRDAQLSTPALCKALERTGRVQLGTLGSGNHFLELQAEEDGTLWLVVHTGSRGLGPEIRRHHLSAGEAVGAGLRRLPADSQSGVDYLNDHDVAVRFASLSRRRILEAAVAVLNDVFQTDAEWDTEVTCTHNWVRRETHGGEELWVHRKGAMSAGEGEPGIIPGSMGTESFLVTGRGHAPALCSCSHGAGRAMSRGVARRRITVAKLEREMDGVWYDQALGKRLVDEAPSAYKPIAAVMRAQRDLTRITHRLRPVLSYKGV
- a CDS encoding S-layer homology domain-containing protein; the encoded protein is MRTNFGVWAALALTLGCSSGETEGEPTVGVVATELSSIDCKESTDTGYSSGKPFPITVVSVDGKKVETNTANAYYVMAQAADKAGVTLKIISGFRTMAQQQYLYGCYVNCNCNNCNLAAKPGYSNHQSGHALDLNTSSSGVLSWLDANAAKFGFKRTVPSEDWHWEWWSGGPGGGPCGADPEPAACTPTPVPAAQNELFKDMAAGSLGYAESKLLYQAGITTGCSKSPLMYCPSCSLTRAQAVTFLVRAEGLDTKSPPAIPSFTDVPKTSTYYASVEAAAAAGITKGCSATEFCPDSPVTRAQMAAFLVRARGWSGAKPPTPSFSDVPATHTFYGDIETLKAKCVTSGCSPDKYCPDDDVTRAQAAVFVAKAYDLDDINSCFDNPAPPGGGGSGGFAGAPPEGGAGGGSSGAASGGTAGSSWTEGGVLGTGGDTSSGGASATPKAGDGDAGGCGCRLSSSAPSGAWTLLLAAVFGFRRRRPRFSTRNAVHRG
- a CDS encoding glycosyl hydrolase family 28-related protein; this encodes MPRRFSTAIALWLLVPAAAGAQNSRLWGANGELWSPTSRLPDFSHAGYRDGESLPLSPTATVNVRDHGATGDGSTDDTAAFQAAIDASVGTVLVPKGRYRIHDILTINRSGVVLRGEGPDASGSVLLIDRSLADVLGPNEAWSYSGGFLRIEGGGAGATLAQIAEPALRGDGELRVSSGSGLTTGQLVELVLTDDDSRSLGWHLHAERVGPGDCSYQMPLRMEWPVQVAGVTADTVELRQPLRTDLRMSWTPTLVALDPIQEVGIEQLRIEFPDVPYAGHLKEPGYNAIFITNGVANAWVRHVTVVNADSAFLLERHVKNVSFEHVQLEGREGHHGFNLNQVADVLIRDFRVRNEWRHTITVDHRTNGSVVSRGSSDVPMSLDHHRDSPFENLFTELTASNYFSGGSACAGPNAGARNTYWGLAAPMQPPPLWSRTQSNVIGQLAVPDSLTEEREWVENLAPVEPPNLHEAQLAARMCGAPENACIRYQWAAESGACREEARANGSECPGGSCKGGSCVEPTTSSAPDDSGPGCGCRVQRQRGSDGALGWSLLMGLLIRRRRTRTTAQEKRAAFQFRAARCAPRCRACCCRLRAARRRTALRHPCRPTDRETRERSPTEERGARTP